tatgtacagctgcagcaatcggttagctgctcagatagctgatgtttaaagttagtaaAAGAAATATAAggctccagcttcagagatttttgcaattcgttccagtcattggaggcagagaactggaaggaaaggcggccaaacgagGTGTTGGCtgtggggatgaccagtgagatatacctgctggagcgcgtgctatgggtgggtgttgttatcgtgaccagtgagctgagataaggcggagctttatctagcatagacttatagatgacctggagccagtgggtctggcgacaatataaggggctttggtgacaaaactgatgatagactgcatccagtttgctgagtagagtattggaagctattttgaaaatgacattgccgaagtcgaggatcggtaggatagtcagttttacgagggtatgtttggcggcgtgagtgaaggaggctttgttgcgaaataggaagccgattctagatttaattttggattggagatgtttaatatgcgtctggaatgagagtttacagtctagccagacacctaggaatttgtagttatccacatattcttGGTCAGAACCGTCCGCTAGTCAGGCGgctgggtgcgggcagcgaaaagcatgcatttggttttactagcgtttaagagcagttggaggccacggaaggagtgttgtatggcattgaagcttgtttggaggttcgttagcacagtgtccaaagaagggccagatgtatacagaatggtgtcgtctgcgtagaggtggatcagggaatcacccccagtaagagcgacatcgttgatatatacagagaaaagcgTATGCATGAGAATTGAACTCTGTGGTACCCCAATAGAGACTGTcaaaggtccggacaacaggccctccgatttgacacactgaactctgtctgagtagtagttggtgaaccaggcgaggcagtcatttgagaaaccaaggctattgagtctgacgattagaatacggtgattgacagagtcaaaagccttggccaggtcgatgaagacagctgcacagtactgtcttttatcgatggcggttatgatatcatttagtaccttgagcgtggctgaggtgcataaTGGCCGGCAgtagagaaatgcttcttgaaattctcgattattgtggatttatcggtggtgacagtgttacctagcctcagtgcagtgggcagctcttattctccatggactttagtgtcccaaaactttttggagttagagctacaggatgcaaatttctgtttgactgactgcgtgtattggttcctgacttccctgaaaagttgcatatcgcggggactatttgatgctaGTGCAGCCCGCTACAGgatgttttgtgctggtcaagggcagtcaggtctggagtgaaccaagggctatatccgttcttagttctacattttttgaaattgGCATGCTTATtcaagatggtgaggaaattatttttaaagaacaaccaggcatcctcgactgacgggatgaggtcaatatccttccaggatacccgggccaggtcgattagaaaggcctgtttgcCTTtctgttttagggagcgtttgacagtgatggttggtcgtcgtttgactgcggacccatagTGGATGCaggtaatgaggcagtgatcactgagatcctgattgaaaacaacaGACgtatatttggagggcaagttggtcaggaaaATATCTATGAGGGTAACCATGTTTACGGATtatgggttgtacctggtgggttccttgataatttgtgtgagattgagggcatctagcttagattgtaggactgccggggtgttaagcatatcccagttttggtcacctaacagaacaaactttgaagatagatgggggggaaatcaattcacatatggtgtccagtgcacagctgggagctgagggaggTATATAACAgggggcaacagtgagagacttatttctggagagatacatttttttaattagaagctcgaactgtttgggcatagacctggaaagtatgacagaactttgcaggctatttctggagtagattgcaactcctccccctttggcagttctatcttgatggaaaatgttgtagttgggtatggaaatctcagaattgttggtggccttcctaagccaggattcagacatggaaAGGGCATCatggttggtggagtgtgctaaagctaGAGTAAAATACATTTAGGGAGGGTGcttatgatgttgacatgcatgaaacaaagttacagaagtcaacaaatgagagtgcctgggacacgcagggcctgggttaacctccacatcacccgaggaacagaggaggagtaggatgagggtacggctaaaggctatcaaaactggtcatctagtgcgttggggacagagtaTTAAAGGACCAGATTTCTGGGTCTcatagaatatattcagggcataatgtacagaccggggtatggtggggtgcgggtgcAGTGGAGCTAAGCCCAGGCAcagagtgatgataagagaggttgcatctctggacgggctagttatgctgggtgaggtcaccgcatgtgtgggaggtgggacaaaggaggtatctgaggcatgttgagtgggactaggggctccgcagtaaactaaaacaatgataactatcctaaacaacagtgaacaaggcatattgacatttgagagagacataaagtgAGGCATAAAGAAATcccaggtgttgattgggagagctagctaagacaacaatgggtaaaacaacaacagctaatcagctaggacaacaacaacaggtaaaatgtcTATGAATAGGCAGAGAGGGttggttaactacacacagggcctgagttcaaGGCAGGGGCcaacagataaaaaaaaataaacaaaatggagtactgtgattaatgaacagtccagcaggcatcagctatgtagccaagtgatcatagggtccagtgaacagcaatagatggaacagggaagccgcgggGTAGTCTCTACAACGCTAGCACGCTggagacacagcgtttaaagttagcaggccaGGGTAACtagaagcgtctgctccgacgtccagcaaaggccggttgagggcacagcggatggagttacGTCGgcggaccagtcgtggtggtatgGCGGGGCACTGTGTCAACATAGGGTCcgggccagatggcgaaagaggtattgtagttgtagtaattttgtttgctagccgggagatgcgcctgactcgcggctaactggtgctagcttcggggcaggGGCGTTAGCCACAATAGCCACTCGGCAGCAGGTAGCGAGCAGCGATGATCCgatgcaaaggtccagagcttacggcaaggaTCTGGTGGAGTAGTGGATTCTAGCCGTGTTAGGGGTAGAGTCCGGGAGGCATCGGCTGAGTAGCCGAGTGATCAGGAATCTGGCATTGTAGTGGAGAAAACAGTCCGATACAGGCAGGCTGGCAAGTATTATCCAGGCAAAAAAAACAGCTGGTGTCTGTGCTGAAGGTAAAGGCTGCTAGCAGtgactaacaatgactaaatagctagtagctaattagctgcttagcttctgatggctagcttttgatggaggttctggctataaggtctaaaaaataGCGGATCCgtgtcacattgggtgaggcgggttaccggaaggtatacagtgccttgcgaaagtattcggcccccttgaactttgcgaccttttgccacatttcaggcttcaaacataaagatataaaactgtatttttttgtgaagaatcaacaacaagtgggacacaatcatgaagtggaacgacatttattggatatttcaaacttttttaacaaatcaaaaactgaaaaattgggcgtgcaaaattattcagcccccttaagttaatactttgtagcgccaccttttgctgcgattacagctgtaagtcgaggcagttttgcacatcgagagactgtaattttttcccattcctccttgcaaaacagctcgagctcagtgaggttggatggagagcatttgtgaacagcagttttcagttctttccacagattctcaattggattcaggtctggactttgacttggccattctaacacctggatatgtttattttttaaccattccattgtagattttgctttatgttttggatcattgtcttgttggaagtcTCAGgtcccagtctcagtctcaggtcttttgcagactccatcaggttttcttccagaatggtcctgtatttggctccatccatcttcccatcaattttaaccatcttccctgtccctgctgaagaaaagcaggcccaaaccatgatgctgccaccaccatgtttgacagtggggatggtgtgttcagggtgatgagctgtgttgcttttacgccaaacataacgttttgcattgttgccaaaaagttcaattttggtttcatccgaccagagcaccttcttccacatgtttggtgtgtctcccaggtggcttgtggcaaactttaaacgacactttttatggatatctttaagaaatggctttcttcttgccactcttccataaaggccagatttgtgcaatatatgactgattgttgtcctatggacagagtctcccacctcagctgtagatctctgcagttcatccagagtgatcatgggcctcttggctgcatctctgatcagtcttctccttgtatgagctgaaagtttagagggacggccaggtcttggtagatttgcagtggtctgatactccttccatttcaatattatcgcttgcacagtgctccttgggatgtttaaagcttgggaaatatttttgtatccaaatccggctttaaacttcttcacaacagtatctcggacctgcctggtgtgttccttgttcttcatgatgctctctgcgcttttaacggacctctgagactatcacagtgcaggtgcatttatacggagacttgattacacacaggtggattgtatttatcatcattagtcatttaggtcaacattggatcattcagagatcctcactgaacttctggagagagtttgctgcactgaaagtaaaggggctgaataattttgcacgcccaatttttcagtttttgatttgttaaaaaagtttgaaatatccaataaatgtcgttccacttcatgattgtgtcccacttgttgttgattcttcacaaaaaaatacagttttatatctttatgtttgaagcctgaaatgtggcaaaaggtcgcaaagttcaagggggccgaatactttcgcaaggcactgtatttaataaaaaaatggaaaagagattgaaaatatattgaaatatgtttaaaaaaagacgaaaaatacaaaaagtaaaCAAGAGGACAACAAACCACGTCTGCattgctacgccatcttggaaataAAGTCAAATAAACAGCAATGTTACTGTTAAAACACATATGGTCAACTCTATCTGGACAGCTAGAATTCTGCTTATATCAAGCTATATCACAACCGTAAAGTTCAGGTGTTGAGTCTCCAAGACCATTAATTGAGTGCTTTTGAAGTGACAGGTTGGAGCGTACCCATGCCGCTCACGAGTACAGCAACAAGTTGTCATATGGCACAATACACTTCTGATCAAATTCGACCCATGTAATCAATTAAGCTATGCCAGCCTGAACATGTTTCCAATATGTACTGTTCCATTTACAACCATGAAAACCAATAGGCTACCAGGAAAACCATAATAGAATGTATCGATTTCTATGTGGAAACGTTCTGATATGCACACCCAAAAAAGTGAGCGCCAGTTTATGCTCTCACTGGAATACAGTGTCCCAACCACAATAATATACTGACCATTAGGATCTGAAATCGAGGATGAGAAAATAACATGTATATTTTCCCTTAGAAACTACAACCAGGAAAATATGTGACACTGGGTTGATGGTTCATGTTTTTACAATATCTGAAAAACAATATATTTGTTAGCAGAGTGAAAATAGTGCTTCTGATACAGTGAGTTAAACAAAGAGGAGAAAACAGGTGAGATGCAGAGTTTTCAGCCTTTATATTTAGAGATGAAAGTATAGAATAATACACAATTGATATAATATAATCTCAAAATGTAATCTCAAAATACAGAATAAGAAAATGAAGTACATTAATTtgatgtacatatacagtacatctatAGCACAGCCATCCTTCAAATTAATTGTTTCCATTCTCCCAATCCACACAGAACGGTAGAGATACATTGTCAAGTAAACACAGTAAATACATAAATGGATGCAGTAAAATGTACAGAACGTTATAATAATTTAGCTTTGGTTGTTTAGATAATTTCATGTACAGTTAAAGTTAATCACCTATAGTCTATCCCACCTCCCTCACATTGGAGGTAGATTCTTAATTTGAACTTAATTTAGCTTTAATTCTTTAAATCATTCAATGCAGTTAAATGTCTCTTCCCTCACATTGGAAGTAGATTCTTCATCATAACTTGTCTCACAGTAGAAAGTGTTAAAATGCTACAAGCAAAGTCCCTTCATGACACTATAGTAaacagcagtggtggaaaaagtacccaattttcatacttgagtaaaagtaaagatgccttaacagaaaatgactcaagtgaaagtgaaagtcacccagtaaaatacttattgagcaaaagtctaaaagtatttgatttgaaatatacttaagtatcaaaagtaaatgtaattaaaaTATATACCTAAGTATAAAAAGTAATGTTACTTTACTTCTAAAAgtagtattttgtatttatttacggatagtcaggggcacactccaatactcagacatcatttacaaatgaagcatttgtgtttagtgagtccatggtgaaataaaatgaaaacccccaaaaactacttaagtagtagtttaaagtatttttacttaactactttacaccactggcaaACAGAACATCCAAAACCAACATAAGTCATGCACACCTGAAGATGCAAGCTCATGGCCTGTATATGTCTATAGACACCTGATGTGAAATGCAGAAAGATCAGCTGGTCAGAAAAGAGTGATGTGATGAGGTgtatatttgtttgtgtgtgtgtgtgtgtgtgtgtgtgtgtgtgtgtctgtgtgtgtgtgtgcacgtctgtgatgtgtgtgtgtttcactgcAGCTGTGCCAGTAGAGGAGAGCagtcctccagtctgtccagTCCCTCTACAGCCTCAATCAGCCCCTCCACCTTTTCCCTGGGTAGGACCGCACCAGCATTGCTACAGAACTTCTTCTTCAGGCTCTCATTGGTCAGCGGGTTGCGCCAGTGACCATAGAAAGTATCACAGCGTCCCTTCAGCACATCCCCACCCACCAGCGTCACCTGCACCTCGCCATACATGTTGTCAAAGTTAGCCGGGTTGTCATGGGGATGCTCAACGCGGACACGCCCCAGCAAGGCCAGCAGGTCGGGACGCTGTAGTGCCTCCTGGGAGAATGAGAACACGGTGACCTCCCCATCCAGCAGTGCAGAGCAGGCATTGAACTGGAAGGAGTGTCTGGCCTGGTGCTCCGACTCCGGGAATGGACGGTTAATGTACTTGGAGTGGGGAACCCTCAGCAAGATGTCCTGCACCTGACCTACAACCTGTGACCCTCGCCCCATCCCCTGTGACCCCAGCTCCCCCAGCAGTAGCTTGTGCACTGAGGCAGCAGCGTCGGCCACCCAGTGCATCCCCAGGTGGGCCGGGAACCTCTTGAACCCCATGTCCTGGTCCTCTAGTAGGAACCGCAACCCCGCCTCCTCTGGAGAGGTCAAAGGCTGTGGGGCGTAGTCCTCGTAGAAGGCACTGAACCCCGCGACCCCGGAGGTGTCATCCAGGACCCTGGGAGAAGCCTCCAGTCCTATTGAGGACAGCAGAGCCGCCTCCAGCCCCAGCCGCGCAGCGTTTCCGATGTGGAGGGGTTTAGACTGGGTGGCCGCATTCGCCATGGGGGCTCCTGATAGGCTGGCAGCGATGGCCAGGGCGTGGCTACACTGAGAGCGTTCCAGAGAGAGGAGGCGGGCGCAGGCTGCAGCACTACCCAGAGTACCCACGACGGTGGGGGGGTGGAATCTggagggagggtaggggtgtggaaggggggtggagagagggagggacagagggggggggggggacagagagagatcagatgTTTTGGAAGCACAGGTTGATGACTAAACTAAAACTAAAATAAACATGTCTATTTTAGTAGCAGCCTAATTGAGTAATCTTGAGTAAAGTGTCTGTCTCAGTCATTATTAAATGATTCCTGGACCAGTGAGTACAAGTGTCTGTctagcaggttgacgtttattgtcgtggatcttgtcctggaggcagaactgagcgctttccccttagataggccagctgcaaaatcaaaattggctatattcatgaaaacaaatattagcttcttggtcttaatttaaggttagagttaggcaaTAGgaatagcagtgtggttaaggttacggttaggtttcaAATCTGATTGTATGACTTTGTGCCTGTGCCAaatagtgaccactctgcagagctgcctccagaacaagattcctGATAAAAAAACGCTAACTTGCATTTGTCTAAAGTGAGGACAGGTGTCTGTCTAGTGCATAATGGAATACTACTGGACAGGACAGCCATCTGGTCTATACAGTTTAGGTCTGCGTagggaggagaggctgagagtcTGTTTTAGCGGTATTGAGGGATTTAACAAATGATAAGTCATTTCACCACATTCTCACAGTGTAAACACAGTAGAACGGCTGTAATGGTGTTTAAACACCTATGTCTGAGAGAATCCACCTGTTAAACTAAACAAATTAGACTAGCCACTGAGCTTCTCCTATCCCAGAGGCAGGCTGGTAGAATACCACACAAACAGACCTGTAGGCATTGAGAATACTGTATTTTACAGCCCCATAGAGAGCACCAGAGAAATGGTCCAGTCCTCACCTCTTGGGGATATTCTGAGCCTCGTTGGAGAACCTCATCAGGCGTCCCTGGACCTCTATCCCAACGTTGAAGGCCAACAGGAAGTCCCGCCCACTAGGCTTTCTGTTGTTGGGCAGCATATCGCTGACTGCCAGTAGGGCAGGAAGGACCGCCCCCGACGGGTGAGTAGCAGGGTGCCAGGTGTCGTCAAAGTCCATGGAGTGGGTCTGTACAGGACAACCGACACGCAACAGGCACACAATAGGCACAGTTAGCCCAAACACAACAGACAACAGATAAACAGAAGGTGAAGGTTGAGGGGTTCCTTTTTCCAGGTTGCGTGGCTGAatgattgtggtggtggtggtggtgatggtataagaccaagtccatattatggcaagaacagctcaaataagcaacagGAACAttccatcactactttaagacattaaggtaTCTGTGgtacacgagcaatggacattagatctgtactttggtctgatgagtcataatttgagatttttggttcctacCACCGTAGCTACTGTCTCTCCGCTACAGTGTTTATGGTCTTCTACCTTACGTATATCTACACTCATGTCTATACAGATCTACTGTAGATGTATCTACTCACGGCCACTCCATTGACGAAGGCAGCAAGGGTTGGGGAGAGTCTGATTCCTCTGCGTCCGTAAACAGAACTGACATCATCGGGAGCATACATGTGCTGCAGGACACAGGAGAGATagtagggagaggtagagagaaagaacagaTGGACAACATAACTGTTAAAACAACCTGTTTTTCTCCTCTTCCTAACAACACTGTGTCCATATCACGCTGTGTTTCCACACAGCTACACATGAACTTAATCGCCATGGGGACTGTGAGTGACCAATTTTTACAGAGTACATTCCTTCATTCCTGTCCTGACTAAGTGATGACAGAGTGTCTGCCTCTAACAGTTATGTAGTCTGTCAACTGTCtctgtctaaccttaaccctagttccaGTGACTGTGTGTTGTCTGCAAGCTGTCTCTTACACACTGTTACAACACTGGGCTGAGCTGTCAGTAAGGGAAAGCCCTTGCCTCTTCATGTTGTgtcctctccttcatctgcactggtGTGCCAACCTGGTAGACTGACATCACTACAAGCTATCTGCTTTCACATCAGTTAGGGGTAGGGTGAAGGGTGAagggaaggagacgaggagaaaaGGAAGCTGAAAGATGCTGGTTCAAGTCTCAGGCGACACAAAAATGGGAATGGAACTGAACTAGCAGTTGAGAAGCTGCTAGTCTCTGAGCCCATACACCATCGCCTGCCGTtgggcccttgagcaaggcacttaaccccccacaATTGCTCTGTATCCAGGGGTGCTCTGTGCGGCTGACCCTGTGCCTCTcaacgtgtgtgcgtgtgtatatcgGGTGTTGGGAAAGGCAGAAGACAAGTTTCTGATGTAAccaatggacaataaagtatccATTCTATTATCTCACCTGACAGTGCTGTAGGGCCAGCTGGAAGACGTGTGTGGTGCTGCCCAGTAGTCCCACTCCGATGGAGTCCAGAACCATCCTCTTGCTACGGTGGAGCAGGGTGGGGGTCAGATGGTGGGGCTGGACACCCTGGATAAACTGTCCAAAACTGTCCGTCACACTGTCCTCTGAGGCTGGACGCTGTATCactggaaggaaggaggagaggagggggatgggaggaaATGAAGAgtgatgaggaggatgatgaggagagaaggaggatgagggggaggagaggaggaggcggagggggagtgaggggtgagggaggagaggtggaaaggggaaggaagaaagggggagaggaggaggagagagggaaaaggggagaggTGTTGACGAGgacgaggagaggggagaagggagacgaggacaggagtagacaGGAATGTTTAAAACCTCCCCAGTATGTTCTAAGCTCAGTTTATTCACATCTGAACTGAGacggagaaacagaggagagttAGAGAATCAACACAGACAGCCTATGTCAATGTAGGTCTATGTAGCCTAGGTCTATGTACAGTATAGACCTGACCAACACATCCTGTatgaatagaacagaacagaccaatATTTACTACTGTCAAACATAAGCTTTCTCATATCCAAGccagtgtatgtgtctgtgtgtgtgtgtgtgtgtgtgtgtgtgtgtgtgtgtgttttgatattGTGATAAAGGAAAATCCTAACACAGGATGGCGACAGCTGAGAGTACACAGTACAGAGTAGAGTGCTGAGCAGAGCTTACCTTCCAGGGCAGGCTGGTGGAGTCCTCTCAGTGTAGCAGACATGGGTCTGATGGATCtctgacaaacacacaaacagacagccaTATGTCAGTAATACAGTCCTGACAGACggatagagagaaagatagagagagagaatgaacatAAAACAGCTTGGGGAGCTGTGTGTAGCCAGGTGTGACGTGAGTCATTAAAACAGAATTCCCCATGACTACATCaaattataaaaaaaaacacctgATCGTATAAGATGATAAAGCTTGAGTCTTGAAGTATTCACCATacaaatcacagacagacagacagacagacagacagacagacagacagacatacatacaacTTTATTCTCTCTCGGCTTCTAACCTCACACACTGACGGTCAGTGGGAATAGAGAGAGACTAACATATATCAATGTATGATTAATCAGTTAATGCCTGGTGTCCATATAGCACATATTACAGCCACACACATCACCAACAGTCAACAACATCCTTTCTAGGTCTCTAACCAGACACACTGACAGGgaatgggatagagagagacccATACTATAAATATCAATAATTTCATATAATTCTCATATAGGTTATATGCATAGTGAGTGACAATAGTGACTGGTGCTTACCTGTACTTTGAAGAGcatgttctctgtctgttgtcactcTCTCTGTGGTTAAATTCTTCCCTCGTTGTTTGACTGTCTGTCCTCTGTTTTGTCGTTTTGGgctcttctctctgtttgtccTCCTTCTCTCAATTCTTATTTCTCTTCCTCGTAGATCTgttggtgagatggagagatagatgaATGGATGGAGGAAGAAAATATGTAGAAGAGGAGGCAGGTTGTCTCTCAGGTGAAGTCTGTCAGTCTTTTATATTCTAGAGGGACAAAGATCCCCGATACTGggcaggaagggggagggagtgggatggaggggcagggagggggggggggggggggtaacagagAGGGGCAGGGAAGGGCAGGGAGGGGGACTGAGAGgggcgggaggggggggggggcagataagGGTGGGAGGGGCatacagggggacagagagaggcaggaaaTTCCACAAACAAGAACCTCTACTCCGATAACAAGCTGGGATTTTCCCTCACTATCATCAGCATCAGGAGGAAGGCATTTTCTTCTTAGGTAAGGTGTCATTGTTATACTCCAGAGAGATAAAGATCCCTGATACAGGACAGAAAGGGGCAGGGgggtcattccaccaattcggtgccttATGAGATGT
This genomic interval from Oncorhynchus clarkii lewisi isolate Uvic-CL-2024 chromosome 27, UVic_Ocla_1.0, whole genome shotgun sequence contains the following:
- the LOC139385752 gene encoding cis-aconitate decarboxylase-like, which codes for MLFKVQRSIRPMSATLRGLHQPALEVIQRPASEDSVTDSFGQFIQGVQPHHLTPTLLHRSKRMVLDSIGVGLLGSTTHVFQLALQHCQHMYAPDDVSSVYGRRGIRLSPTLAAFVNGVATHSMDFDDTWHPATHPSGAVLPALLAVSDMLPNNRKPSGRDFLLAFNVGIEVQGRLMRFSNEAQNIPKRFHPPTVVGTLGSAAACARLLSLERSQCSHALAIAASLSGAPMANAATQSKPLHIGNAARLGLEAALLSSIGLEASPRVLDDTSGVAGFSAFYEDYAPQPLTSPEEAGLRFLLEDQDMGFKRFPAHLGMHWVADAAASVHKLLLGELGSQGMGRGSQVVGQVQDILLRVPHSKYINRPFPESEHQARHSFQFNACSALLDGEVTVFSFSQEALQRPDLLALLGRVRVEHPHDNPANFDNMYGEVQVTLVGGDVLKGRCDTFYGHWRNPLTNESLKKKFCSNAGAVLPREKVEGLIEAVEGLDRLEDCSPLLAQLQ